From the Bdellovibrio reynosensis genome, one window contains:
- the nuoD gene encoding NADH dehydrogenase (quinone) subunit D, whose product MNKLENLKQALSGKFKIENYKFIHAVGDDVLEVPKEDVPALLMHLRESGAFDFLMDVCGVDYPARERRFDVVYNLFSSKDASRLRIKAQVGEGESIGTAINAYKGADWFEREAYDMFGIIFDGHPNLRKILTHHQFVGHPLRKDYEADHQQSCTTSLPIHFLNEPGSPGDVLNDKYVPLNIGPAHTAMHGTLRVMAEMDGETIVRANCEIGYLHRCFEKMAETHPYNQVIPYTDRLNYCSAPMNNIGYCKAVERILGVEIPPKAQAMRVILAELSRIIDHTISIGTGAMDLGALTSFFYMFGLREEVYGLFEKLCGARLTVSMTRVGGMAQDAPEGWFDEVLALCKELRRGTDEMAAMVVDNKIFIQRTRGVCPVSAADAIQWGYTGPMLRASGVNLDLRKAKPYYGYDALDFDVPVGTSGDIYDRYLVRFEEMRQSIRIIEQVCKNVPGGDYTIRDKGIVLPEKKDVYGNIEGLMNHFMLIIKGLRPPVGEVYDATEAANGELGFYLVSDGSANPYRLKVRPPCFAIYQSYPTVVKGAMLADAIATIASMNLIAGELDR is encoded by the coding sequence ATGAACAAGCTTGAGAATTTAAAACAGGCCTTAAGCGGCAAATTTAAAATCGAAAACTACAAGTTCATCCACGCTGTGGGCGATGATGTTCTTGAAGTTCCTAAAGAAGACGTGCCAGCGCTTTTGATGCACTTACGTGAAAGTGGCGCATTTGATTTCTTGATGGACGTTTGCGGTGTTGATTACCCAGCTCGCGAAAGACGTTTCGACGTTGTTTACAATTTATTTTCTTCTAAAGACGCTTCTCGTTTGCGTATCAAAGCGCAAGTCGGTGAAGGCGAATCTATCGGCACTGCGATCAACGCTTACAAAGGCGCAGACTGGTTTGAGCGTGAAGCTTACGACATGTTCGGTATCATCTTTGATGGTCACCCGAATCTTCGCAAGATTTTGACTCACCACCAATTCGTAGGTCATCCGCTTCGTAAAGACTATGAAGCTGATCACCAACAGTCGTGCACGACTTCATTGCCAATCCATTTCCTAAATGAGCCCGGCTCTCCTGGGGATGTATTGAATGACAAGTATGTTCCATTGAACATCGGTCCTGCCCATACAGCGATGCACGGAACTTTGCGTGTAATGGCTGAAATGGACGGGGAGACGATCGTTCGCGCGAACTGCGAAATCGGTTATCTTCACCGCTGCTTTGAAAAAATGGCGGAAACTCACCCATACAACCAAGTGATCCCGTACACAGATCGTTTGAACTACTGTTCAGCGCCAATGAATAACATTGGTTACTGTAAAGCGGTTGAAAGAATCTTGGGCGTTGAAATCCCACCAAAAGCACAAGCAATGCGTGTTATCTTGGCGGAACTTTCTCGTATCATCGACCATACGATTTCAATCGGTACTGGCGCGATGGACTTGGGTGCATTGACATCTTTCTTCTATATGTTCGGACTTCGTGAAGAAGTTTACGGTCTATTCGAAAAACTTTGCGGAGCTCGTTTGACTGTATCCATGACTCGCGTTGGTGGTATGGCTCAAGATGCGCCTGAAGGTTGGTTCGATGAAGTTCTTGCACTTTGTAAAGAACTTCGCCGTGGTACTGACGAAATGGCAGCAATGGTTGTAGATAATAAAATCTTCATCCAACGTACTCGTGGCGTGTGCCCGGTTTCTGCAGCTGATGCGATCCAATGGGGTTACACGGGTCCAATGCTTCGTGCATCGGGCGTGAACTTGGATTTGCGTAAAGCAAAACCTTACTATGGTTACGACGCTCTTGATTTTGACGTTCCAGTTGGAACTAGCGGTGACATCTATGATCGTTATCTAGTTCGCTTCGAAGAAATGCGCCAATCTATTCGTATCATCGAACAAGTTTGTAAAAACGTTCCAGGTGGTGATTACACCATCCGTGACAAAGGCATTGTTCTTCCAGAGAAAAAAGACGTTTACGGAAACATTGAAGGTTTGATGAATCACTTTATGTTGATCATTAAAGGTCTTCGTCCACCAGTAGGTGAAGTTTACGATGCGACTGAAGCGGCTAACGGAGAGTTGGGCTTCTATCTAGTGTCTGACGGCTCTGCAAATCCATATCGTTTGAAAGTTCGTCCACCATGCTTTGCGATCTATCAGTCTTATCCGACTGTAGTTAAAGGCGCGATGCTTGCGGATGCGATTGCGACGATTGCATCCATGAACCTTATTGCCGGCGAATTAGATCGTTAA
- a CDS encoding complex I 24 kDa subunit family protein: protein MFKLSDQGLAEVKKELARYEARESAIIPSLYIAQKENNGFITPGMISYLSQVMELPEARINEVFKFYTMFNQKPVGKYHVQVCTNISCALEGGRELAKHICHEVGVKFNEVSADGRFTVSKVECLGSCGTAPMMQVNDTYYEKLSPETAMNLLRGMK, encoded by the coding sequence ATGTTTAAACTGAGTGACCAAGGTTTGGCAGAAGTAAAAAAAGAACTCGCTCGTTACGAAGCGCGTGAGTCTGCTATCATCCCAAGCCTTTATATCGCGCAAAAAGAAAACAACGGTTTCATCACTCCAGGTATGATTTCATATCTTTCGCAAGTGATGGAGCTTCCTGAAGCGCGCATTAACGAAGTATTTAAGTTTTATACTATGTTCAACCAAAAGCCGGTGGGTAAATACCACGTTCAAGTGTGCACGAATATCTCTTGCGCTCTTGAAGGCGGCCGTGAGTTGGCAAAACACATCTGCCACGAAGTGGGCGTTAAGTTCAACGAAGTCAGCGCAGATGGTCGTTTCACAGTAAGCAAAGTGGAATGCCTTGGTTCATGCGGAACAGCTCCAATGATGCAAGTGAATGACACTTACTACGAAAAGCTTTCTCCAGAGACTGCGATGAATCTTCTTAGAGGTATGAAATAA
- the nuoF gene encoding NADH-quinone oxidoreductase subunit NuoF, with amino-acid sequence MAEVKVLTEFYHLDEYQTLAGYKAKGGYETLHKAFKMQPQQIIDEVKASGLRGRGGAGFPTGMKWGFLPKNGEPRYLLCNADEGEPGTFKDRMMMERAPHQLIEGMIISAFAIGSNKGYIYVRGEYVFPIECLYKAIKEAYAAGLLGKNILGSGFDFDLDVYRGAGAYICGEETGMISSLEGLKGQPKLKPPFPAVQGYLRKPTIVNNVETLAAVTYIVKDGAATYRKHGTEKSAGTKLFSLSGNVMKPGNYEVPLGYPLMDLIMKEGGGMKPGRKLKACIPGGSSAPVLTAEEVAKANLDYESLAGLGTMLGSGAVIVLDDSQCMVDMLGVLTHFYAHESCGQCTPCREGTGWLDKVLHSILEGRGRLQDIDLLIKVADNMKGKTICALSDAAALPVLSFVTKYRDEFEFYVREGRSKVKGATYESHH; translated from the coding sequence ATGGCTGAAGTAAAAGTACTTACAGAATTCTATCATTTAGATGAGTACCAAACTCTTGCTGGTTACAAAGCAAAGGGTGGTTACGAGACTTTGCACAAAGCCTTTAAAATGCAACCTCAACAAATCATCGATGAAGTGAAGGCTTCGGGTCTTCGCGGTCGTGGTGGTGCGGGATTCCCAACGGGTATGAAATGGGGCTTCCTTCCTAAAAACGGAGAACCTCGTTACCTTCTGTGCAACGCCGATGAAGGTGAGCCAGGTACATTTAAAGACCGTATGATGATGGAGCGTGCTCCTCACCAATTGATCGAAGGTATGATCATCTCTGCTTTCGCGATCGGTTCTAATAAAGGTTATATCTACGTTCGTGGTGAATATGTTTTCCCAATTGAATGTCTATATAAAGCGATCAAAGAAGCTTACGCAGCAGGCTTGTTAGGTAAAAACATCTTGGGTTCAGGCTTTGACTTTGACCTTGATGTTTACCGTGGTGCCGGCGCCTATATCTGCGGGGAAGAAACAGGCATGATTTCTTCTTTGGAAGGTCTTAAAGGCCAACCAAAATTGAAACCTCCATTCCCAGCGGTTCAGGGTTACTTAAGAAAACCGACAATCGTAAATAACGTAGAAACTTTGGCAGCTGTTACTTACATCGTTAAAGATGGCGCAGCTACTTACCGTAAACATGGAACTGAAAAATCAGCGGGAACTAAATTGTTCTCTTTATCTGGTAACGTGATGAAGCCAGGTAACTATGAAGTTCCATTGGGTTACCCATTGATGGATCTCATCATGAAAGAAGGCGGCGGGATGAAACCTGGCCGTAAGTTGAAAGCTTGTATCCCGGGTGGATCTTCTGCTCCGGTGTTAACAGCTGAAGAAGTTGCGAAAGCAAATCTTGATTATGAATCTTTGGCAGGTCTTGGCACGATGTTGGGTTCTGGTGCGGTTATCGTACTAGATGATTCACAATGTATGGTGGATATGTTGGGAGTTCTAACTCACTTCTATGCCCATGAATCTTGTGGTCAGTGTACTCCATGCCGTGAAGGTACTGGTTGGTTGGATAAAGTACTTCATTCAATCCTAGAAGGCCGCGGTCGTTTGCAAGACATCGATCTATTGATCAAAGTTGCTGACAACATGAAGGGTAAAACTATTTGTGCCCTTTCAGATGCAGCAGCGTTGCCAGTTCTTAGCTTTGTAACAAAATATAGAGATGAATTTGAGTTTTACGTTCGTGAAGGACGCTCGAAAGTAAAAGGAGCGACATATGAAAGTCACCATTAA
- a CDS encoding 2Fe-2S iron-sulfur cluster-binding protein, whose translation MKVTINGKEIEVKEGTSIIEAMQQSGDRIAHYCWHPGLSVAGVCRLCMVEIEGNPRVQIACNTMCTEGMKVNNTSEKVRDAVKWGLDFHLINHPLDCPICDQAGECGLQDQYMEYGKYDPEMAEAKVKKHKVVDLGPTVVLDSERCILCSRCVRFTEEVSKTNELGIFNRGDRSEIGTHEGVELNNKYSMNTVDICPVGALTSKDFRFRQRVWYLKDAETVCNGCSTGCSVKTYYNKEGFFRVKPVYNEQVNGYWMCDEGRDLYKFVNKDARILKATVRVNGVQTEMTAGAAAKAANEVLKSASADSLALVLTAQYTVEEFDAIVSTFVNEFKSKKIYFWINNKENFDSFDGLLLRGDKNPNTKGLLKVLEKHGITATWNDLSSGLSSGAVKTVVVAGPENQVVFPDFADRVREISKAQNVIWMQAGKNEALSGLTGNVWIIPTKSYVEKDGTFINHAGLEQKFKKVTTVVSEALTLTEAALLLAGKNLVMPTPTPFMPTNQRSDQVTLEARKKNEFVFRRGSL comes from the coding sequence ATGAAAGTCACCATTAATGGCAAAGAAATCGAAGTAAAAGAAGGCACTTCGATCATCGAAGCCATGCAACAGTCTGGCGATCGTATCGCTCACTATTGCTGGCATCCAGGTTTGAGCGTTGCCGGTGTTTGTCGTCTTTGCATGGTGGAAATCGAAGGAAATCCACGTGTACAGATCGCTTGTAACACTATGTGCACGGAAGGCATGAAGGTTAACAACACGTCTGAAAAAGTGCGTGATGCAGTTAAATGGGGTCTAGACTTCCATTTGATCAACCATCCTTTGGATTGCCCTATCTGTGACCAAGCCGGTGAGTGCGGACTTCAAGACCAATACATGGAGTACGGTAAGTACGATCCAGAAATGGCTGAAGCGAAAGTTAAAAAGCACAAGGTTGTAGATCTTGGACCAACAGTGGTGTTGGATTCTGAGCGTTGCATTCTTTGCTCTCGCTGTGTTCGTTTCACTGAAGAAGTTTCTAAAACGAATGAACTTGGTATCTTCAACCGTGGTGACCGCTCTGAAATCGGCACCCATGAAGGTGTTGAGCTTAATAATAAATATTCTATGAACACCGTAGACATCTGCCCGGTGGGAGCTTTGACTTCTAAAGACTTCCGCTTCCGTCAGCGCGTTTGGTATCTAAAAGATGCTGAAACAGTTTGTAACGGTTGTTCTACGGGTTGTTCTGTAAAAACTTACTATAACAAGGAAGGTTTCTTCCGCGTTAAGCCGGTTTATAACGAACAAGTTAACGGTTACTGGATGTGTGATGAAGGTCGCGATCTTTATAAGTTCGTGAACAAAGATGCACGTATCTTGAAAGCCACTGTTCGCGTAAATGGTGTTCAAACTGAAATGACTGCGGGAGCTGCTGCGAAGGCTGCTAACGAAGTGCTTAAATCCGCTTCTGCAGATTCTTTGGCACTAGTTCTTACAGCTCAATACACAGTTGAAGAGTTCGATGCGATTGTTTCTACATTCGTAAATGAATTCAAATCTAAGAAAATCTATTTCTGGATTAACAACAAAGAGAACTTTGATTCTTTCGACGGACTTCTTCTTCGTGGAGATAAAAATCCGAACACAAAAGGTCTTCTTAAAGTTCTTGAAAAACACGGTATCACAGCAACTTGGAACGATCTGTCTTCAGGTCTTTCAAGCGGTGCAGTTAAAACTGTGGTTGTTGCAGGTCCTGAAAACCAAGTGGTGTTCCCTGACTTCGCAGATCGCGTAAGAGAGATTTCAAAAGCTCAAAACGTCATCTGGATGCAAGCGGGTAAGAACGAAGCTTTATCTGGTTTGACTGGCAACGTTTGGATCATCCCAACGAAGTCTTACGTTGAAAAAGACGGAACTTTCATCAACCACGCAGGTCTTGAACAAAAGTTCAAAAAAGTGACGACAGTGGTGTCTGAAGCTCTGACTTTGACTGAAGCGGCGTTGTTGCTTGCAGGTAAAAACCTTGTGATGCCAACTCCGACTCCGTTCATGCCGACAAATCAGCGCTCTGACCAAGTGACTTTGGAAGCTCGTAAAAAGAACGAGTTTGTATTTAGAAGAGGTAGCTTATGA
- a CDS encoding NuoI/complex I 23 kDa subunit family protein: MSVMQNNSEKAKWYLPGILGGMGITMKHLVKNLLNRKKMMTLNYPEEKYEYSPRFKGNHVLTVKKDGSLRCTACMLCATNCPAECIKITAAEHNDPHVEKYPISYEIDILRCVFCGYCEEACPVDAIRLGPEWQTPAVNGGNFIYDINHLAYRPNLKGGIQTHVDDEERNKSGI; this comes from the coding sequence ATGAGCGTAATGCAAAATAACTCCGAAAAGGCGAAGTGGTATTTGCCGGGTATCCTTGGTGGTATGGGTATCACCATGAAGCACTTGGTGAAGAACCTTCTTAACCGTAAGAAGATGATGACCTTGAACTATCCAGAGGAGAAGTATGAATACTCTCCACGTTTCAAAGGGAATCACGTTCTGACTGTGAAAAAAGACGGCTCACTTCGTTGCACAGCTTGTATGTTGTGCGCGACGAACTGCCCAGCTGAATGTATTAAAATCACGGCAGCGGAACATAACGATCCGCACGTTGAAAAATACCCAATCAGCTACGAAATCGATATCCTACGCTGCGTATTCTGCGGTTACTGCGAAGAAGCCTGCCCAGTGGATGCAATCCGCTTAGGCCCTGAATGGCAAACGCCAGCAGTTAACGGTGGAAATTTCATCTATGACATCAACCATCTGGCATATCGCCCGAACCTAAAGGGCGGTATTCAGACACACGTGGATGATGAGGAACGCAACAAGAGCGGTATCTAA
- the thpR gene encoding RNA 2',3'-cyclic phosphodiesterase, with protein sequence MTTRRLFLALNATDPLSQSFLPTYKKIKINFDKREIDVKWVPIDNFHVTVTFFGDTPEQNIPRIEEVLNQVCANFAPFDLKIDDVGAFSNEHDARVLWLGVQKKRRFQELKEELEHTFLEAGLLKHKEERDFSPHLTFGRLRNPRSVKDMISPFKRKSFGKIHVNEIVLYESKLQGHYPVYIPIYRAKLTGEEKPLEEEAYSTNDFQI encoded by the coding sequence ATGACGACGCGCAGATTGTTCCTGGCTCTGAATGCAACCGATCCCTTGTCCCAGTCTTTTCTTCCGACCTATAAGAAAATAAAAATCAATTTTGATAAAAGAGAAATCGATGTGAAGTGGGTGCCGATTGATAACTTCCACGTCACGGTTACTTTCTTCGGGGATACGCCAGAACAAAACATTCCGCGCATCGAAGAAGTTTTAAATCAAGTGTGCGCGAATTTCGCACCATTTGATTTAAAGATCGATGATGTCGGAGCCTTTTCAAATGAACACGACGCCAGAGTTTTATGGTTGGGTGTTCAGAAAAAACGCCGCTTTCAGGAGCTCAAAGAAGAACTTGAACACACCTTCTTAGAAGCTGGGTTATTAAAGCACAAAGAAGAAAGAGATTTCTCGCCCCACTTAACCTTCGGTCGCTTACGTAATCCACGAAGTGTGAAAGATATGATTTCGCCATTTAAAAGAAAAAGCTTCGGCAAGATTCACGTGAACGAAATAGTTTTGTACGAATCAAAACTGCAAGGCCACTACCCGGTTTACATTCCGATTTATCGAGCAAAACTAACCGGAGAAGAAAAGCCCCTTGAAGAAGAGGCTTATTCGACAAATGATTTTCAAATCTAG
- a CDS encoding TerC family protein: MDQAPLLFPINDYWWFYAAFIGFVLLMLVIDLGIFHKDSHTVSFKEAGLWSIAWVTLAMGFCGILYYYTLHKFQDASVAKEVSLQFLTGYVIEKSLSVDNIFVFVVVFGFFGIPPKYQHRVLFFGILGALIFRAIFISLGALLMQYKAVVWIFGAFLIFTGIKMMISEEKAIDPEQNWLIKFLKKHLRVTHQFHEHHFFVKEGDLVFATPLFIALVFLEFTDVIFAVDSVPAIFAITNEPLLVFTSNIFAILGLRSLYFLLAGVVDKFYLLKYGLAAVLIFVGLKMVWLNDLYDGHFPILLSLAIITVFIGSSIVASLVFPAKKT; the protein is encoded by the coding sequence GTGGACCAAGCCCCTTTGTTATTTCCCATAAATGATTACTGGTGGTTTTACGCAGCCTTCATTGGCTTCGTGCTGCTAATGCTCGTCATTGACTTAGGTATTTTCCACAAAGACTCCCACACCGTTTCATTTAAAGAAGCCGGTTTATGGTCGATTGCTTGGGTTACTTTAGCCATGGGTTTTTGTGGCATTCTTTACTACTACACCCTTCATAAATTTCAGGATGCAAGCGTTGCTAAAGAAGTCAGTTTACAATTTCTGACCGGCTACGTGATTGAAAAGTCTTTATCCGTGGATAATATCTTCGTCTTCGTGGTCGTCTTTGGATTTTTTGGCATCCCCCCGAAATACCAACATCGTGTGCTGTTCTTTGGGATTTTAGGTGCGTTGATTTTCCGCGCGATCTTTATCAGTTTGGGTGCTTTGTTAATGCAATATAAAGCCGTGGTTTGGATCTTCGGTGCTTTTTTAATTTTTACCGGAATCAAGATGATGATCAGTGAAGAAAAAGCTATTGATCCAGAACAGAACTGGTTAATTAAGTTTTTAAAAAAACATCTGCGGGTCACTCATCAATTTCACGAACATCATTTTTTTGTTAAGGAAGGGGATTTAGTTTTTGCCACTCCTTTGTTTATTGCCTTGGTGTTTTTGGAGTTTACCGACGTGATCTTTGCGGTGGATTCAGTGCCAGCGATCTTTGCTATCACCAATGAACCGTTATTAGTCTTCACTTCCAACATCTTTGCGATTCTGGGCTTACGGTCCCTTTATTTTCTGTTAGCTGGAGTCGTTGATAAGTTTTATTTGCTCAAATATGGTCTAGCTGCGGTTTTAATCTTTGTTGGTTTAAAAATGGTTTGGCTTAATGATCTTTACGATGGCCACTTCCCGATATTGCTTTCGCTTGCGATCATCACGGTATTTATTGGTAGCTCCATTGTAGCTTCTTTAGTTTTTCCCGCAAAGAAGACATGA
- a CDS encoding adenylate/guanylate cyclase domain-containing protein, translated as MKFPGNEISSAHLRESEILEEIRSVLKVIANWMAVPLFMAFWLADLMYVPQFKWPFLALRLTIIPVCLLAQHEIKKEQTPRRAQVFAALYCGLVALPINIMIALIPDVGTSYYAGLNLVAIGGLSFIPFSFAFFICTALAIYFPYYAIVLSKAQGLDDFKSIALNSFFIVGAIVICFLIRFFHEKLRVREINSRLALKTEISNRDVMIRSKTEEAVRLNSLSTQFSPQVVQAIRDGRVDLEKGVRRAQICAIFVDIVGSTERVVRLDQAKVDLVLARFMDTVVTIFLKYDITIDKFQGDGILAFANDPIRYSDYIQRTCLAAMEVRTALAQDREFYLMNWKKEMQIRIGISAGYANVGFYGNKKFFRSYTAIGAPLPFASRLTNLAEPNQILIDSDIAMCLMAEKYSVSSIGEKVIKGFEGDQHIVFELVQAPLTKQETGTNHCPTCADSVLYLDTNAQGIYVVKCRQCGYELDDAAVSPAASA; from the coding sequence TTGAAATTTCCAGGAAATGAGATCTCGAGCGCTCACCTTCGTGAGTCCGAGATCCTAGAAGAAATTAGATCTGTATTAAAGGTGATCGCCAATTGGATGGCGGTGCCATTATTTATGGCGTTCTGGCTTGCAGATCTTATGTATGTGCCGCAGTTTAAGTGGCCGTTCCTGGCATTGCGCCTAACAATCATTCCCGTGTGTTTGTTAGCCCAACATGAAATTAAAAAAGAACAGACTCCCCGACGGGCGCAGGTATTTGCGGCCCTTTACTGTGGGCTTGTGGCGCTGCCGATCAATATCATGATTGCGCTGATTCCTGACGTGGGCACCTCTTATTATGCAGGATTAAATCTGGTGGCCATCGGCGGACTGTCATTCATTCCATTTTCATTTGCATTCTTTATTTGTACCGCTCTAGCTATTTATTTTCCGTATTACGCTATCGTTTTATCTAAGGCGCAAGGCTTAGATGACTTTAAATCCATCGCCTTAAACTCTTTTTTTATCGTTGGTGCCATTGTAATTTGTTTTTTGATCCGTTTCTTCCATGAAAAACTTAGAGTTCGCGAAATCAACAGCCGCTTGGCTTTAAAGACTGAAATTTCGAATCGCGACGTCATGATTCGCTCGAAAACCGAGGAAGCTGTTCGTTTAAATTCTTTAAGTACTCAGTTCAGCCCCCAGGTTGTTCAAGCTATCCGCGATGGCCGCGTGGACTTAGAAAAAGGCGTCCGTCGTGCGCAGATTTGTGCGATCTTTGTCGACATTGTAGGCTCAACAGAAAGAGTCGTTCGCTTAGACCAAGCCAAAGTGGATCTGGTTCTAGCTCGATTCATGGATACTGTAGTGACGATATTTTTAAAATACGACATCACCATTGATAAGTTCCAAGGCGATGGTATTCTTGCCTTTGCCAACGATCCTATCCGCTATTCCGATTATATTCAGCGCACTTGCTTAGCTGCGATGGAAGTTCGTACGGCTTTGGCCCAAGACCGTGAGTTCTACTTGATGAACTGGAAAAAAGAAATGCAGATTCGCATCGGAATTTCTGCGGGCTACGCAAACGTTGGTTTTTACGGAAACAAAAAGTTCTTCCGGTCTTACACAGCCATCGGTGCGCCACTGCCATTTGCTTCCCGCTTAACCAACTTAGCAGAGCCAAATCAAATTTTGATCGATTCAGACATCGCCATGTGCTTGATGGCTGAAAAATATTCGGTTAGTAGCATTGGCGAAAAAGTGATCAAGGGGTTTGAAGGCGATCAGCATATCGTTTTTGAACTTGTCCAAGCGCCACTGACGAAGCAAGAGACCGGTACCAACCACTGCCCTACTTGTGCGGATTCAGTTCTTTATTTAGATACAAATGCCCAAGGTATTTACGTCGTGAAATGCCGTCAATGCGGCTATGAATTAGACGATGCAGCCGTTTCACCAGCTGCATCAGCGTAA